The Borrelia sp. A-FGy1 sequence TAGCTAGTACTGCTGCTAGTGTTTCTTCTCCTGTTACTTTTGTTAGTATTGCTAAGGCTTTGCTTGCATCTGCTGCTGCTAGTCCGTTGCTGCTGTCTGTTGCTAGTATTGCAGCCCCGTCTTCTAGTCCTTTGCCGCTCTCTGTTGCTAGTATTGCAGCCCCTTCTTTGTTGTCGCTCTCTACTTTTGCACTGCTTGCTTCTGCTAGATTAATGCCTTGCTT is a genomic window containing:
- a CDS encoding variable large family protein; the encoded protein is MYNAGDNTAATEELSKAFEGGSESVAEVKGSAGDQQGVQPEDDAIKTAVAALNKIKEVAEKQGINLAEASSAKVESDNKEGAAILATESGKGLEDGAAILATDSSNGLAAADASKALAILTKVTGEETLAAVLA